From Paenibacillus polymyxa, the proteins below share one genomic window:
- the ispD gene encoding 2-C-methyl-D-erythritol 4-phosphate cytidylyltransferase translates to MNNQVGVVIVAAGRGSRMGTQESKQFLLLRDKPIFIHTLEIFAAMPEVDEMVMVTGAGDVERCRDWIHQYKIGKNVRVVAGGSERQHSVYRGLRHLRTDWVMVHDGVRPLIQPELVRSCLEAAQRTGASVAAVPVKDTIKQVNGDGIITATPDRRSLWSIQTPQTFRLSDLLRAYEEAEQSGFLGTDDSMLVERIGIPVAVVQGNYKNIKITTPEDLEMAALWVKTEGEDIK, encoded by the coding sequence ATGAACAATCAGGTAGGAGTCGTGATTGTGGCGGCCGGGCGCGGCTCCCGTATGGGAACGCAGGAGAGCAAGCAATTTCTGCTTTTGCGAGACAAGCCCATCTTCATACATACACTTGAAATATTCGCAGCAATGCCTGAAGTGGATGAAATGGTGATGGTTACTGGAGCTGGAGATGTGGAACGCTGCAGAGACTGGATTCATCAATACAAGATTGGTAAAAATGTACGGGTGGTGGCTGGTGGCAGTGAACGCCAGCATTCGGTTTATCGCGGTTTGCGCCACTTGCGAACAGATTGGGTGATGGTGCATGATGGTGTGCGGCCATTGATTCAACCTGAGCTTGTACGTTCATGCCTGGAGGCTGCTCAGCGTACTGGTGCTTCTGTAGCGGCAGTACCTGTAAAGGATACGATCAAGCAAGTGAACGGGGATGGTATCATTACAGCAACGCCGGATCGCCGAAGTCTGTGGAGTATTCAAACGCCACAGACTTTTCGTCTTTCCGACCTGCTGCGGGCCTATGAGGAAGCGGAGCAGTCAGGATTTTTGGGGACAGATGATTCCATGCTGGTGGAGCGAATAGGCATTCCAGTTGCTGTCGTTCAGGGCAACTACAAGAATATCAAAATTACTACGCCTGAGGATTTGGAGATGGCGGCGTTATGGGTAAAGACAGAGGGAGAGGATATCAAATGA
- the ispF gene encoding 2-C-methyl-D-erythritol 2,4-cyclodiphosphate synthase has translation MIRVGQGFDVHQLVEGRPCIIGGVNIPYEKGLLGHSDADVLLHAISDAILGALGLGDIGKHFPDNDPEFKDADSLKLLEHVWGLAKERGYRLGNIDSTIIAQKPKMASYIPQMNEIIARVLEAEESSQVNVKATTTEQLGFTGRSEGIAAQSVVCLIK, from the coding sequence ATGATTAGAGTGGGGCAAGGATTTGACGTCCACCAGCTGGTGGAAGGAAGGCCATGCATCATCGGAGGCGTAAATATTCCGTATGAAAAAGGTTTACTGGGTCATTCCGATGCAGACGTGCTGCTGCATGCCATTAGCGATGCTATCCTGGGTGCGCTTGGCTTGGGAGACATCGGAAAGCATTTTCCAGATAATGACCCTGAATTTAAGGACGCGGATAGTCTTAAGCTACTGGAGCATGTGTGGGGGCTGGCTAAAGAGCGGGGATACCGATTGGGGAACATCGATTCTACAATTATTGCGCAGAAGCCCAAGATGGCATCGTACATCCCGCAGATGAATGAAATCATCGCCCGGGTGCTGGAAGCAGAGGAGTCATCCCAGGTAAATGTCAAGGCGACGACGACGGAGCAACTCGGGTTTACCGGGCGAAGCGAGGGAATCGCGGCTCAGTCGGTTGTCTGTCTAATCAAGTAA
- the gltX gene encoding glutamate--tRNA ligase, with translation MSTEVRVRYAPSPTGHLHIGNARTALFNYLFARNQGGKFIIRIEDTDVKRNIEGGEESQLKYLKWLGMDWDESIDVGGEFGPYRQTERLDIYKTYWQDLLDRGLAYRCYCTEEELEREREEQMERGETPRYSGKHRDLTEEQCQAFEAEGRVPSIRFRVPEDREYTFDDIVKGQITFNSKESGDFVIVKKDGIPTYNFAVAVDDYLMKISHVLRGEDHVSNTPRQLMIFEALGWEPPRFGHMTLIVGEDHKKLSKRNESIIQFMEQYDKLGYLPEAIFNFIALLGWSPEGEEEIYDREQLISIFDPNRLSKSPAVFDTNKLAYLNNHYIKKADPERIASMAIPHLQAAGLLPNDLSAEQQDWAKALVRLYQEQMTSASDIVALSELFFRSHLELDADAAAVLAEEQVPDVLRAFAAKVETSEEFTAPQMAKLIKEVQKETGFKGKQLFMPIRVALTGQTHGRDLNETIYLLGRDKVLDRLKAQIKG, from the coding sequence ATGAGCACGGAAGTTCGTGTACGCTATGCACCAAGTCCAACAGGACATCTGCATATTGGAAATGCCAGAACGGCATTATTTAATTATTTGTTTGCCCGCAATCAAGGCGGGAAATTTATTATTCGCATTGAAGATACAGATGTGAAGCGCAATATTGAGGGCGGAGAAGAAAGCCAGCTTAAATATTTGAAATGGTTGGGTATGGACTGGGATGAAAGTATAGACGTGGGCGGCGAGTTCGGACCTTATCGCCAGACCGAGCGCTTGGACATCTACAAAACATACTGGCAGGACTTGCTGGATCGCGGTTTGGCATACCGCTGTTATTGCACGGAAGAAGAACTTGAACGCGAGCGTGAAGAACAGATGGAACGTGGGGAGACACCGCGTTACTCAGGAAAACACCGTGATTTAACAGAAGAACAGTGTCAGGCATTTGAAGCAGAGGGCCGTGTACCGAGTATTCGATTTCGCGTACCAGAAGATCGTGAATATACGTTTGATGATATTGTTAAAGGTCAAATTACGTTCAATTCCAAAGAAAGCGGCGATTTTGTTATCGTCAAAAAAGACGGTATTCCGACATATAACTTCGCTGTAGCGGTTGACGACTATTTGATGAAAATATCGCATGTACTACGGGGTGAGGATCATGTATCCAATACACCGCGGCAGTTGATGATTTTTGAAGCTCTCGGCTGGGAGCCTCCACGCTTTGGTCATATGACGCTGATCGTAGGCGAGGATCACAAAAAGCTCAGCAAACGAAATGAATCCATTATTCAGTTCATGGAGCAGTACGATAAGCTGGGCTATCTGCCGGAAGCTATATTCAACTTTATTGCATTGTTGGGCTGGTCTCCGGAAGGCGAGGAAGAGATCTATGATCGGGAACAATTAATCTCGATTTTCGATCCTAATCGTTTGTCCAAAAGCCCAGCTGTATTTGATACAAACAAGCTTGCTTATTTGAATAATCATTATATTAAAAAAGCTGATCCTGAACGGATTGCCAGCATGGCAATTCCACATTTGCAGGCAGCAGGACTGTTGCCGAATGATTTATCGGCTGAACAACAGGATTGGGCTAAAGCTCTTGTCCGCTTATACCAAGAACAAATGACTTCAGCGTCTGATATTGTGGCGTTGTCTGAGTTGTTTTTCCGTTCACATCTGGAGTTGGATGCTGATGCGGCGGCTGTTCTGGCTGAAGAACAGGTTCCTGATGTACTTAGAGCCTTTGCAGCTAAGGTTGAAACGAGCGAGGAATTTACAGCTCCACAAATGGCCAAGCTGATCAAAGAAGTCCAAAAGGAAACTGGTTTTAAGGGGAAACAGCTGTTCATGCCGATTCGTGTGGCCCTTACAGGTCAAACTCATGGACGGGATCTGAACGAGACCATCTATCTACTTGGACGTGACAAGGTATTGGACCGTCTTAAGGCACAAATTAAAGGCTGA